In Candidatus Vicinibacter proximus, the following are encoded in one genomic region:
- a CDS encoding YHYH protein: MKLIIYCLLLITCHLNLQAQLNPSITSWLQNTTNIMGRHYVKGNPTPIMDAVPANVQSVKYSNDWVYINATGIPAYITGPFLDGNPSIATNQNALFRFSLHPTKNTGTPTSTTGGNIGLFINGVALFDYRDGVSWSNASNSLKGGPLGGMGDMKWNRDAVVAERVGFDCSKAHPAMGNYHHHQNPSAFKLDLNVISTICNLYDSDGLYVIDSTKHSPLLGFAYDGFPIYGAYAFRNTDGTGGIVRMNSSYKLRDISIRTTYADGSTVTPGPPVNANYPLGYFREDYMYQPTSSATPDYLDEHNGRFCITPEYPIGIYCYFATVDKQWNSAYPYVVGPTFYGVRNAMKVQGINEPVTTYVPTSTATQNGPSTFQDVLVFPNPANDLIAIQCNDLNREDIKVELLNESGVTIKTTTMHQGSTIVYFETSTLYSGTYFIKISSANFHTVRKIVLIK, from the coding sequence ATGAAATTAATTATTTATTGTTTACTACTCATTACCTGTCACCTAAACTTGCAGGCACAATTAAATCCTTCTATAACTTCCTGGTTACAAAATACAACAAACATCATGGGAAGGCATTATGTAAAAGGAAATCCTACACCCATAATGGATGCCGTTCCCGCCAATGTCCAAAGTGTAAAATATTCCAATGATTGGGTATACATCAATGCGACCGGAATTCCCGCATACATCACAGGCCCTTTTCTGGATGGAAATCCTTCCATCGCCACCAATCAAAACGCACTGTTCCGATTTTCCCTCCATCCAACAAAGAATACCGGAACACCAACCAGTACGACCGGAGGAAACATTGGACTCTTTATCAATGGAGTGGCCCTGTTTGACTATCGGGATGGAGTATCCTGGTCAAATGCTTCCAATTCCCTCAAGGGAGGACCCTTGGGTGGTATGGGTGACATGAAATGGAACAGAGATGCCGTAGTTGCCGAAAGGGTTGGTTTCGATTGTTCCAAAGCACACCCTGCCATGGGCAACTATCATCACCATCAAAATCCAAGTGCTTTTAAATTAGACCTGAATGTTATTTCAACAATTTGCAATCTGTACGATTCTGACGGACTGTATGTAATAGACAGTACTAAACATTCACCTTTGTTGGGATTTGCTTATGACGGTTTCCCCATTTATGGCGCTTATGCATTTAGAAATACAGATGGTACAGGTGGAATTGTCCGGATGAATTCCAGCTACAAACTAAGAGACATTTCTATACGCACCACTTATGCAGATGGCTCAACAGTTACCCCGGGTCCACCTGTAAATGCCAATTACCCTTTAGGTTATTTCAGAGAGGATTATATGTACCAGCCAACATCTTCTGCCACCCCTGATTATTTAGACGAACACAATGGAAGATTTTGCATTACCCCGGAATATCCCATAGGTATCTACTGCTATTTTGCAACTGTCGACAAACAATGGAATTCCGCCTATCCATATGTGGTTGGACCAACCTTCTATGGCGTGAGAAATGCCATGAAAGTTCAGGGAATCAACGAACCGGTCACTACTTATGTACCTACATCAACAGCTACCCAAAATGGTCCATCAACTTTTCAAGATGTACTTGTATTTCCGAATCCTGCCAATGATCTGATCGCCATTCAATGTAATGATCTGAACAGGGAAGATATAAAAGTAGAACTGCTGAATGAATCCGGCGTAACCATCAAGACTACAACAATGCACCAGGGAAGCACCATAGTCTATTTTGAAACAAGTACGCTGTACAGCGGAACCTACTTTATCAAAATTTCAAGTGCCAATTTCCATACGGTCAGAAAAATTGTGCTGATTAAATAA
- a CDS encoding PorT family protein produces the protein MKKLKHTICIGLLSLLHFTPNLFSQVSAGIRSGIHISRFSFNSEEEDAVKYLSTPYVSLSGEVFITESFSLQTELIYLQKAVRLYSQDAIDYSDFRMRLNALEIPLLAKKNFVDWSTKLCLYAGPSVAYAFGGKINQDFTEQKVKYTIKESIDFEDMQLKKWDVCLHLGGNLGIPAGNGEFILDARYIFGLLDIDGFAEESTKKVHTRGIGLSIGYAFHLSE, from the coding sequence ATGAAAAAATTAAAGCACACTATTTGTATAGGTTTGTTATCTCTCCTCCATTTTACACCTAACCTATTCAGTCAAGTTTCTGCAGGCATTCGATCAGGAATTCACATCTCCCGATTCAGTTTTAACAGTGAGGAGGAGGATGCAGTTAAATATTTAAGCACACCCTATGTTTCTTTGTCTGGAGAGGTATTTATTACGGAATCTTTTTCCTTGCAAACTGAACTGATCTATCTTCAAAAAGCGGTACGTCTATATTCACAGGATGCCATAGATTACAGTGACTTTAGAATGCGTTTGAATGCATTGGAAATACCCTTGCTTGCCAAAAAGAATTTCGTGGATTGGTCTACTAAATTGTGTTTATATGCTGGTCCTTCTGTAGCCTATGCATTTGGTGGGAAGATCAATCAGGATTTCACCGAACAAAAAGTAAAATACACCATAAAAGAAAGCATCGATTTTGAAGATATGCAGTTAAAAAAATGGGACGTTTGTCTACACTTAGGAGGCAACCTTGGCATACCGGCTGGTAATGGAGAATTTATACTCGACGCCCGCTACATTTTTGGCTTATTGGACATCGATGGTTTTGCAGAAGAAAGTACGAAAAAAGTACATACCAGAGGAATTGGACTTTCTATAGGTTATGCATTTCATTTATCTGAATAA
- a CDS encoding c-type cytochrome, producing the protein MKYIIISYCLLLLMLLTSGGIPEPFFKVPKGWPKPNYSFTQNQLSQTKIDLGRALFYDPILSKDSTISCASCHNPYTSFAHTDHALSHGIHDSIGNRNAPALLNLAWQKSFMWDGAIHHLDMQALSPITNPIEMNEDFAHVIGKLQKKHLYPGLFYTAFGDSLITGANTLKAFSAFLLTLVSDNTKYDSVYRKQSTFTDQEKNGLKLFRKHCAQCHTEPLFSNQAFENNGLLQDSTLNDIGRMKITGLTSDSLKFKVPTLRNIEFTAPYMHDGRFKNLSEVLKHYTSGIHQSKTLSEKLKNSIALKSNEKVDLIAFLLTLSDKSFLFDPKNSFPKFIFFKK; encoded by the coding sequence ATGAAATATATCATCATTTCATATTGCCTCCTTTTGCTAATGCTGTTAACCTCTGGCGGCATTCCGGAACCTTTCTTTAAGGTCCCCAAAGGATGGCCAAAACCCAATTATTCATTTACTCAAAACCAACTCTCGCAAACAAAAATTGATTTAGGAAGAGCTTTGTTTTACGATCCCATTTTATCCAAAGACAGTACAATCTCTTGTGCAAGCTGCCACAATCCCTACACTTCCTTTGCCCATACAGATCACGCACTTAGCCATGGAATCCATGATTCGATTGGCAATCGGAACGCACCTGCATTATTAAACTTAGCTTGGCAAAAATCATTTATGTGGGATGGCGCCATCCATCATTTGGACATGCAGGCACTTTCCCCCATTACCAATCCAATAGAAATGAATGAGGACTTCGCTCACGTCATTGGGAAACTCCAAAAAAAACATTTATACCCTGGATTATTTTACACTGCATTTGGTGATAGTTTGATTACCGGAGCAAACACCTTGAAAGCTTTTTCTGCTTTTTTGTTAACTCTGGTAAGTGACAATACAAAATACGACAGCGTGTATCGCAAACAGTCTACATTTACTGATCAGGAAAAAAACGGCCTGAAACTCTTCAGAAAACATTGCGCACAATGTCATACTGAACCATTGTTCTCCAACCAAGCTTTTGAAAATAATGGTTTACTACAGGATTCTACGCTAAATGACATTGGAAGGATGAAAATCACAGGGCTTACATCCGATTCACTAAAATTCAAAGTGCCTACTTTAAGAAATATTGAATTTACCGCTCCATACATGCACGATGGTCGCTTCAAAAATCTAAGTGAGGTTCTAAAACACTATACCTCCGGGATTCACCAAAGTAAAACATTGTCCGAAAAATTGAAAAATTCAATTGCACTAAAATCAAATGAAAAAGTTGATCTGATTGCATTTCTTTTGACCCTCTCCGATAAATCCTTTTTATTTGATCCCAAAAATTCATTTCCAAAATTTATATTTTTCAAAAAATAA
- a CDS encoding macro domain-containing protein — protein sequence MIKEVKGDILLSDAALLVHSVAPMDHFDTGLALSLRDQYPEMVKEFRHHCRVHHPSPGEIFNWIGTDGKHIVSLMAQEPPPSAHGHANPGKASISNLEHALKKLAKLIEHDEVKSVALPKLATGVGGLKWEEVLSSIHKYLGQLEVPVYLYTTYVKGVKASEG from the coding sequence ATGATCAAAGAAGTGAAAGGGGATATCTTGTTGTCTGATGCTGCATTGTTGGTACACAGCGTGGCGCCTATGGATCATTTTGATACGGGACTTGCATTGAGTTTGCGGGATCAGTATCCGGAGATGGTTAAGGAGTTCAGGCATCATTGCCGGGTTCATCATCCATCACCTGGAGAAATATTTAACTGGATAGGAACCGATGGCAAGCATATTGTGAGTCTTATGGCTCAGGAACCTCCACCTTCTGCGCACGGACATGCAAATCCAGGCAAGGCTTCCATCAGTAATCTCGAGCATGCTTTGAAAAAGTTGGCTAAACTTATCGAGCACGATGAGGTCAAGAGTGTCGCGTTACCCAAACTTGCAACCGGGGTAGGAGGATTGAAGTGGGAAGAAGTGCTGAGTAGTATACATAAATATCTTGGCCAACTTGAGGTGCCGGTGTATCTCTATACGACCTATGTAAAAGGAGTCAAGGCGAGTGAAGGATAA
- a CDS encoding sulfatase-like hydrolase/transferase: MSFIMPHFKILLTALLSIWTIHLCQAQRNVLVIIADDLGTDYLGFYKDHKDTVEVPNLRKLVSRGVLFQNAASNPVCSSTRSGILTGRYSFRTGVGGIVGGAGGSMPLDTAENTIPRILKILNPEIATANIGKWHLQQAMPVSNLKFPNIMGYDHFEGPFIGQLSSFTNWTKYINGVATNVTNYATSENVNNAVAWLKNQNKKPFFLWLAFNAPHEPLHLPPADLHHYKNLSGTAQDIRANPKSYFKAMIQALDHEMGRLFDSLQVMGKLDNTDIIFIGDNGNTQKTDQSTDTARAKGTVYQNGIHVPFMIAGPSVKNPGQITDALVNTTDIFASVFELFGFTNWSSLIDPKKPVDSKSILPFIREESNQIRPWSFSEIFKLTPDASEAKSIRNPDFKLIKFNSGKEEFYNLKTDPEEKVNLLESNMTTEEITQYYYLCNEMENLLGVGNICLTTVDSKDHAGSYSTSIVYPNPFNSKIKIKQFSNSTIAELYNIMGERIYAGSQIENMDFSFLPSGTYVLKILVKPVQIIRITKE; encoded by the coding sequence TTGTCATTCATAATGCCTCATTTTAAAATATTACTCACTGCGCTTCTGTCCATTTGGACCATCCACCTATGCCAGGCACAAAGGAATGTGCTGGTTATTATTGCAGATGATTTAGGCACTGATTATCTTGGTTTTTACAAAGATCACAAAGACACAGTAGAAGTTCCCAATCTCCGAAAACTGGTAAGCCGTGGTGTGCTTTTTCAGAATGCAGCTTCTAATCCGGTATGCTCCTCCACCAGATCAGGTATTTTAACAGGAAGATACAGTTTCAGAACAGGAGTAGGCGGCATTGTGGGTGGAGCAGGTGGATCCATGCCTCTGGATACTGCTGAAAATACCATACCGAGAATACTAAAAATTTTGAATCCCGAAATTGCAACAGCCAACATTGGTAAATGGCATCTTCAACAAGCCATGCCTGTCAGCAATTTGAAATTCCCAAACATCATGGGTTATGATCATTTTGAAGGGCCCTTTATCGGACAATTGTCAAGTTTTACCAATTGGACAAAATACATCAATGGTGTAGCCACCAACGTAACCAACTATGCCACTTCTGAAAATGTCAACAATGCGGTAGCCTGGCTTAAAAATCAAAATAAAAAACCATTCTTTTTGTGGCTCGCATTTAATGCTCCTCATGAACCACTGCATTTGCCACCTGCCGATTTACATCATTACAAAAACTTAAGCGGCACCGCACAGGATATTAGGGCTAATCCAAAAAGCTATTTTAAAGCGATGATCCAGGCCTTAGATCATGAAATGGGTCGACTGTTTGATTCTCTGCAAGTAATGGGCAAATTAGACAATACAGACATTATTTTTATTGGAGACAACGGAAATACTCAAAAGACTGATCAGAGCACCGATACCGCGAGAGCAAAAGGCACTGTTTACCAAAATGGAATTCATGTACCGTTTATGATTGCAGGACCCTCTGTCAAAAACCCGGGCCAAATAACGGACGCATTAGTGAATACAACAGATATCTTTGCCAGCGTTTTTGAATTATTTGGATTTACCAATTGGTCATCTCTGATTGATCCGAAAAAACCGGTGGACAGCAAAAGTATTTTGCCTTTTATCAGGGAAGAAAGTAATCAGATCAGACCCTGGTCATTTAGTGAAATATTTAAATTAACCCCGGATGCCAGCGAAGCCAAATCAATTCGTAATCCGGATTTTAAACTGATTAAATTCAATTCCGGAAAAGAAGAATTCTATAATCTTAAAACAGACCCTGAAGAAAAAGTAAATTTACTCGAGTCCAACATGACAACAGAAGAGATCACCCAATACTACTATTTGTGTAATGAAATGGAAAATCTTCTGGGTGTTGGAAATATTTGTCTTACAACTGTTGATTCCAAAGATCACGCTGGATCGTATTCGACTTCGATAGTTTACCCAAATCCATTTAATTCAAAAATAAAAATCAAGCAATTTTCCAATTCAACCATTGCAGAACTCTACAACATAATGGGCGAAAGAATTTACGCAGGATCCCAAATCGAAAACATGGATTTCTCTTTCTTACCTTCCGGCACCTACGTACTTAAAATTTTAGTTAAACCTGTACAAATAATTAGAATCACCAAAGAATAA
- a CDS encoding hydrogen peroxide-inducible genes activator yields MNLNQLEYIIAVDTHRHFVKAAEKCYITQATLSMMIKKLEEELDLVIFDRSKKPVVPTQLGKKIIAQAKIIVQESQKLKEIVSAEHDSLSGELHIGIIPTLAPYLLPLFLNSFLKKHPLIKLNISELSTDEIIHKLKQNDLDAGILATPLNDSSLKEELLFYEEFIVHASSKEKLLKKKYLLAQDIDVNRLWLLQEGHCLRSQIINLCELKKKDDATQQFNFASGSIETLKRIVETNEGITILPKLALRDMNAKQKNNTRHFKTPAPVREIGLVTYRYFVKEKLIEAIKKEILLSIPDEMQSILKKEIIPVFTP; encoded by the coding sequence ATGAATTTAAATCAACTTGAATACATCATTGCCGTCGATACCCACCGCCACTTTGTAAAGGCTGCGGAAAAATGCTACATCACCCAGGCCACCCTAAGCATGATGATTAAGAAATTGGAAGAGGAGTTGGACCTGGTTATTTTTGACCGGAGTAAAAAACCCGTAGTACCCACTCAATTGGGAAAAAAGATCATTGCGCAAGCAAAAATAATCGTCCAGGAAAGCCAAAAACTAAAAGAAATTGTGTCCGCTGAACATGATTCACTGAGCGGAGAATTGCACATCGGAATTATTCCAACGCTTGCACCATATCTGCTACCACTCTTTCTAAATTCCTTTCTAAAAAAGCACCCTTTAATTAAACTAAACATCAGCGAATTAAGTACAGATGAAATCATACACAAACTCAAACAAAATGATCTGGATGCGGGGATTCTAGCTACTCCGCTAAACGATTCATCACTCAAAGAAGAACTGCTTTTCTATGAAGAATTTATAGTACATGCATCTTCAAAAGAAAAATTGCTGAAGAAAAAATACCTGCTCGCTCAGGATATTGATGTCAACAGGCTTTGGCTCTTGCAGGAAGGTCATTGCCTGCGATCCCAGATCATCAACCTGTGTGAACTCAAAAAGAAAGACGATGCCACTCAGCAGTTCAACTTTGCATCCGGCAGCATAGAGACACTCAAAAGAATCGTTGAAACCAATGAAGGCATCACCATCCTCCCTAAACTGGCACTCAGAGACATGAACGCAAAGCAAAAAAACAATACACGCCATTTCAAGACCCCCGCCCCGGTGAGGGAAATTGGCTTGGTGACCTACCGCTATTTTGTTAAAGAGAAACTAATCGAAGCCATCAAAAAAGAAATACTGCTCTCCATCCCCGATGAAATGCAATCTATCCTTAAAAAAGAAATCATACCAGTCTTCACACCATAG